Part of the Usitatibacter palustris genome, TGCTCGCCCTCGACACGACCGGCCGCGACCGCCGCGTCGTTGAGCCGCGTCTCGAGGTCGGAAATGCGCAGGTTGCTCGCGATCTGCACGCGTTCCAGCGCCGATTGCGATTCGATGATCTCCAGCGTTCCCGGATCGACCGTGAGGTAGAGGGTGGCGGCGGGAACGCGCCGGCCGGCCGCGAGCGTCGACTGCTCGACCGCGTTCTCGGGAAGCATCGTGATCTTCGCGCCGGGAAAGTACGCCGTGGACAACCGTTCGCGGGCGAGCGCCTCCAACGGGTGGTCGCGACCGAAGAAGAGTGAGGGCGCAGCGATGTGGATGCCGATGCGCACGCGATCGGCCGCGAGGCGCTGCACCGAGAACGCATCGTCGATCTCGGTCGTCTCGTGATCGTCGATGGAAAACGCTTCCGCCTGCGCCTCGGGCAGCTCACCGGGATCGGCCAGGGGCGGCATCATCGCGAATCCCGTGCCCTCGGGGAAGTATTCGAACTTGAAGCGCCGCAGGAGGAAATCCTCCGCGCCCTTCAGCGCACCCGCTTGGGCGAGAAGCTTCGGCGGTGCGAGGCCCGCGGCGGTGGCCGCCTGGTCGAGGGCGCGCCACTCGAGCGACATCTTGTCGGGCTTGAAGAGCAGCGTGTCGAGATTCGCCGCGACCTTCTCGGGCACGCGGCCGGCGGCGAGGTCGGCCGCCCACTGGTCGACCTGCTCCTGCTGTCTCTTCTTCTTCTCGATGCCCGCGAGCGCGGCCTTCAGGTTCTCCTCGGCCGCGGCCTGGAAGCGACCCTTGCCGCGCTTGTAGAAGAACACGGGGCTCGATTGGAGCTTCAACGCGACCGCCGTCGCCTCGGTGGGCGAAGGCGCGTGACCGAAATACTCGCGCGCGAGGTCGCCGAAACCGAACTCGTCAGGCCCGCACACCTCCCACAGGAATTGCGGGTCGATGTCCTCGGAAAGCTTCTGCGCCTCGGGCATCATCGCCACGAGCGACTGGCCGTCGAACCGAAGGAGGATGCTGGCCGCCTTCACTTTCGAGCGCTTGCCGTGCGCGGCTTCCACTTGAAAGGACGCGCCCGCCTCGGAAAGGATCGTCCCGAGCCGGAAGGTACCGTCTTCGTCGAACAGGACTTGCTTCACGTGGTGGCCCATTCGACGAGGTCGGGAAGATGCTCCGGGAACGACGAGAGCGAGTGATCGCCCCCGCGAACGACGGTCTGGAAAGCGCCTGCGTAGTAGCGCGTGGCCTCGCGATAATCGAGAACCTCGTCGCCCGTCTCAACGACGAGCCAGTAGCGCTCCTCGCGCGAGATCACCTCGACGTCGAGCGCGTGGAGCTCGTCGATGTGTTCCTGCGTGAGCTCGAAGTGCTCGCCGGTGTACAGGTTGCGCTGCGGGCCGAGGAAGCGCGCGAAGTGCGCGTGCGGGTGGACCGCCGGATTGAGGAGCACGGCCTTGCAGTCGAGGCGCTCGGCGAGTGCGGTCGCGTAGAAGCCGCCCAGCGAACTGCCGACAAAGGTGAGGTCGGCGCTCGCACGCCCGGCGCACGCCTTCTCGATCTGGGCGGCGGCCTGGGCGGGACGATGCGTAAGTTCCGGGACGAGGTATTCGACGGTGGGCGCGTGGCTGCGGACGTAGTCGCCCAGCATCACCGCTTTCTTCGAT contains:
- a CDS encoding ribonuclease catalytic domain-containing protein yields the protein MKQVLFDEDGTFRLGTILSEAGASFQVEAAHGKRSKVKAASILLRFDGQSLVAMMPEAQKLSEDIDPQFLWEVCGPDEFGFGDLAREYFGHAPSPTEATAVALKLQSSPVFFYKRGKGRFQAAAEENLKAALAGIEKKKRQQEQVDQWAADLAAGRVPEKVAANLDTLLFKPDKMSLEWRALDQAATAAGLAPPKLLAQAGALKGAEDFLLRRFKFEYFPEGTGFAMMPPLADPGELPEAQAEAFSIDDHETTEIDDAFSVQRLAADRVRIGIHIAAPSLFFGRDHPLEALARERLSTAYFPGAKITMLPENAVEQSTLAAGRRVPAATLYLTVDPGTLEIIESQSALERVQIASNLRISDLETRLNDAAVAAGRVEGEHGEDLLLLWRFAMKLRAARGAADDKNARLDYTFRITGERIALEPRRRDTPIDLLVSELMIHVNSTWGKWLAERGYVAMYRNQRGIKTRMEVEPAAHEWLGVSHYAWSSSPLRRFADLANQRQLVASLRGDEPVYTKDELSLAARDFETTYEAYAEHQRTLERFWCLRYIAQESLGEADATVIRDELVRLEGIPLVCRVVGLPAATVPGTRVRVAFGEPDYWDPSVLCRYLGTISAHAVAATPT
- a CDS encoding YqiA/YcfP family alpha/beta fold hydrolase, with product MKTIVYLHGFISSPKSKKAVMLGDYVRSHAPTVEYLVPELTHRPAQAAAQIEKACAGRASADLTFVGSSLGGFYATALAERLDCKAVLLNPAVHPHAHFARFLGPQRNLYTGEHFELTQEHIDELHALDVEVISREERYWLVVETGDEVLDYREATRYYAGAFQTVVRGGDHSLSSFPEHLPDLVEWATT